GGTCACGCGGAGGGAGTGAGTTCAACGGATCGATGATGAGCGGCTTACCGAGCCAGGTGGCCACGGCCGTTCGCAACGTCTCAAAGGTGAGCGGGCCGGCGGGCAGGGACAGCCTGGCGATGGCGTCCTCAGCAAGCTGGGTGGTGAGTCGTTGTGTTCGGATCTTCTTCACTCGGTACCTCCCCGCTCATTTGGCGCCGCGGCGCGGATCGCTTCGGCGATCGCCAGGAGCTCGGCCGGGGATGCTGCGTTGACCGAGCGCGCGGCTATCCCAACACCAGTCTCTGCCAGGGCGATCTCCACTTCCAGCCGTGCGTCGACGAGATCGACGACACCGGGGAGTGCGATGCGCAGCAGGTACTCCGAGGACACATCGAAGAAGTCCGCGATCGCTCGGAGGTCGTCACTGGTCACGTCTGTGGGCTCGCCGGCGAGGAGGCGTTCCCAGTCGGCACCAGCCAGGAGCCGTCCGCGCTTCGCCAGCGCAGCGCGCACCGCACGGTCGACCGGGGGAGCAGGGGTGCGAGCGACGTGGAGGGCGACAAGCTTCCGCAGCCGATGGCCGAGAAGTGCTGGCTCCAGGCGTTCATCTCGGGGAGCGTGCAGACGCTCCATCTCGGTGATGGCCGGTTCCAGGAGCTCGCCGACTGACACGCCGAGCGCTTCGGCGATCGTCTGCACGTCGTTCGTGTTGAACGAGGTCTCGCCGCGGGTGCGCTTGTAGTAGTAGCCGCGGCTGAATCCAGCCTGCGCGATGAGGGCCGGCGTCGTGATCCCGCGCCGGATGCGGAGGTCGTCGACCGCGTCGACGAACGCCCTCGAGAACTCGTTCGGTTCGCCGCTTCCCTGTCTGCCCACGCGATGACCCTATTGGCGTACTAGAGGAACTCTATAAGTCCGAAACAGAGCGCACAGCAACATGCGCAGCTCTAAATAGGGCATACTGAAACGGAGGTTCTACCCCCGGAGGAGGGGAGGCCGACGAGATGGGGCAGCAGGCGCCGAGAGGGGATCGCGATAGTTCAGCACACGGGCTCCCGACAGCGAAAGCAGTTTGCTGCTCCGAACGTTGCGGGAGCCGGTCCTCGTGCTTGGTGGGGGCAGGGATGACGCGCGAGCGCCTGACGGGCCCCCAGCTCCAGCAGGTGACGGAGGCGACTCGTGCGTACCGCCGGGCACGGGCGATCCGGGATGAGGCGATCGCCGAGGCAGCGGTGATCCACGGCGGGGATGACACGGCGTTCTATGCCGGGTTAAGCCCGACGCGGGTCCGGCAGATCGTTCGGGAGCTGCGTCGACAGGGCTGGACCTCGACAAGCGACTCTGAGAGTGAGACGTCGCGATGAGCGGGGCGATGGCAACAGAGCGTCAGCACCGCCACGACCCGCGCGGCGTCGCAGCGCCGCACCTGAATCGCGGCCGTCCGGTGACGTTGCTCCGTTGGCGGCACACGGCTGATGGATGGGTGTACGAGACGCGTGTCGGTGTGTACCTCGGGTCGACTCCCGCGGCGCTTCTGCTTGGCGTCGACGGGTCTGAGCAGTCCTTCGATCGGGACCAGTGGATGGTGGTGTCCCGGTGAGCGAGCAGGGCGGCGGTGCCGGCGGCATCGTTGCCGTGGGCCTGGCGCTGGTGCTCCTCCTACCGGTTGGGGTCGTGACGCTCCTTGGCGGCGGCGATGACTGCACCGTGTCGAGCAGCAGCGTCGCCCAGACGGTTGCGAAGGGATCGATCCCGGAGAAGCCGATCGAGGGCTACGGCAAGGAACAGCTGGCGAACGCGGCCGCGGTCATGAACGCCGCGACGGCACTGCACCTGGACGGTAAGGCGCAGCTGGTCGGGGTGATGACCGCGATGGGGGAGTCGGGGCTGCGGGTGCTGGACTACGGCGACGCGGCGGGACCGGACAGCCGTGGCTTGTTCCAGCAGCGCGCCAACGGGGCGTGGGGGTCTTACGAGGACCGCATGGACCCGACGATCAGCGCGACGAACTTCTTCAGGAAGCTGCAGACCATCTCCGGATGGGAGCAGATGACGCCCTCCCGCGCCGCGAACAAGGTGCAGATCAACTCCGATCCCGACTACTACACGAAGTACGTCGCGGCCGCGACGAAGGTCGTCAACGCTCTTGCCGGCGTTGAGGTCGCCTCGAGCACCGCCGCGTGTGTGAAGGACGGTACCGGCAGCTACGCGGCCGCGAACGGCACGAAGCCGGGCAAGTGGGGCGGCTACGACAACGGCAAGATCCCGCAGGACCAGCTGCAGATCATCCCGTGGACGAAGGACCAGTCCTGGATCGGGTCGATGTACCTGCGCGCGGACGCGGCGCAGTCGCTGATCAAGATGAGCGCCGCGTTCAAGGAGGAGTTCGGCTACGACCTGCCCCTCAACGACGCGTACCGCAGCTTCGCGCGGCAGGAAGAGGCGAAGCAGCAGTACGGCGGCAACGCAGCGACCCCGGGAACGTCGAACCACGGCTGGGCGCTGGCGGTCGATTTCGGCACGACGGCGCACAACACCATCTCCTACAACGACGACACCTACACCTGGTTGAAGGAGCACGCCGGCACCTACGGGTGGGTGCACCCGGCGTGGGCGGAGCCCGGCGGGGTCGGCCCGCACGAGGCATGGCACTGGGAGTTCTACGGAGTGAAGAACGCATGAGCGAGCACAGCACAGCACCCGACACCTTCGACCCGGCCACGGTGCCCCCCTTCCCGGTCATCACGCTGCACCGTGACGAGGAGAACCGCATCATCGTCAACGGCCGCGCGGTCGGTGTGGAGCCGGGTGAGAACTGGCACGCCGCCGGCGTCGAAGCGGTCGCGAAGCTCGCCGCGGACGACGGACTTCCCGCGGTGCGGGTCCGCGCGATTGACACCCCGGACGAGGACGCCGAGTCCGATGCTGGGGCTGAGCACCGGCTGATCATCACCGCGGAGGGCCGCGCCTACCCGGTCGACGAAGAGGTTGAGACGCCGGCGAAGCGGACCCTGCTGACCCGGAAGACGCTGACCGCTGCAATCGCGGGCGGCGCCGTTGTGGCGATCGCCCTCGCCGGAGCGCTCACGTTCAAGCTCACCCACCAGCCGGAACCGGTGGCCACCGCGTGGTCGGCACCGCGGCAGGGAGCGAACATCCCGGTGCCGGTGCCCGCCGGGTACGGGCAGTCGGCCGCGTGGGCCAGGCTCGTCGACGACCGCAGCACGGCTGTGGCCACGGGAGCGCACGAGGTCGTCGTGACCGGGGCCGATGGGAAGAGCCTCCTCGGCATCGACACCCGCTCGGGCCGTACCGTGTGGCGCGGCAAGGGTGCCCCGTCCGGATCCGCGGGCCTGTACCCGACGACGATCGGGGATACCAAGGTCATCGCCACCTCGAGCAGCACCGCGATCACGGCGTGGGTGTTCGAGGGGACGGCAGGCGCGGCGGCGAAGGCGCAGGAGGTCGCGCTGCCGTCGGGGTCTGACGTCACGTTCGACGGGTCGACGCCGCTGATCGACCTGGGCGGCCAGACCGCAGCGACAATCACCGCGCAGGGCAAGCTGCACCAGGTCGACGTACCCGTGGGGGCCTCGCCGGTGCTCGCGACGAGCACCGCGGTGATCGCCTCCGATGGGGACTCCTGGTGGCGGATCGATCGCGACAACACCCGGACGAAGAAGCAGCTCCCACGCCCTTCCGGGGCGAAGGGCGCCGCAGCCCAGGTGTTCGGGCTCGACGACACTCACCTGCTGGCCGTGTGGAAAGCCGACCGGTCCGGAAGGAGCGACCGGGTCGGCGTCATCGACCTGCAGCGAGACGAGGTCATCGACTCTGCCGCTGTCGGCTCGTCCGCGGTGCCGTCCTCAGCTGACGTGCTGCACACCGTCAGCGGCCGCACGGTCGCCGTTGGCGACGTCGTCGTGCAGCTGCACGACGACCGCGTGCACATCGCCACTACCGACGACTTCACGCCCAAAGCGATCAGCGACACCGCGGTGTACGGCACGGCGCAGTCCGCGCCCATCGCGGCCGCGCTCACCGGCAAGGACTCCCTGACCGGGGAGCCGTTTCCCGGAGCGGTCACGGGCACCGGGAA
This portion of the Curtobacterium sp. MCJR17_020 genome encodes:
- a CDS encoding helix-turn-helix transcriptional regulator; translation: MGRQGSGEPNEFSRAFVDAVDDLRIRRGITTPALIAQAGFSRGYYYKRTRGETSFNTNDVQTIAEALGVSVGELLEPAITEMERLHAPRDERLEPALLGHRLRKLVALHVARTPAPPVDRAVRAALAKRGRLLAGADWERLLAGEPTDVTSDDLRAIADFFDVSSEYLLRIALPGVVDLVDARLEVEIALAETGVGIAARSVNAASPAELLAIAEAIRAAAPNERGGTE
- a CDS encoding M15 family metallopeptidase, giving the protein MSEQGGGAGGIVAVGLALVLLLPVGVVTLLGGGDDCTVSSSSVAQTVAKGSIPEKPIEGYGKEQLANAAAVMNAATALHLDGKAQLVGVMTAMGESGLRVLDYGDAAGPDSRGLFQQRANGAWGSYEDRMDPTISATNFFRKLQTISGWEQMTPSRAANKVQINSDPDYYTKYVAAATKVVNALAGVEVASSTAACVKDGTGSYAAANGTKPGKWGGYDNGKIPQDQLQIIPWTKDQSWIGSMYLRADAAQSLIKMSAAFKEEFGYDLPLNDAYRSFARQEEAKQQYGGNAATPGTSNHGWALAVDFGTTAHNTISYNDDTYTWLKEHAGTYGWVHPAWAEPGGVGPHEAWHWEFYGVKNA